One region of uncultured Sulfurimonas sp. genomic DNA includes:
- a CDS encoding EscU/YscU/HrcU family type III secretion system export apparatus switch protein, whose product MKKAAALRYNSEKESAPRIVAKGQGQSAQNIIKIAQLHNLPIKKDEDLMELLSKVELDKEVPAALYKAVAEVFSFIYKTTNKN is encoded by the coding sequence ATGAAAAAAGCCGCTGCACTAAGATATAACTCTGAAAAAGAATCTGCTCCTCGCATAGTTGCAAAAGGTCAAGGTCAGAGTGCCCAAAACATTATAAAAATAGCTCAACTTCATAATTTACCAATAAAAAAAGATGAAGATTTAATGGAGCTACTATCTAAAGTTGAACTAGATAAAGAAGTTCCTGCTGCTTTGTATAAAGCCGTCGCTGAAGTGTTTAGTTTTATCTATAAAACAACCAATAAAAACTGA